The window CCCGCTCCGCGGCGATCGGCTCGGCGAGGGTGTGCGAGAGCTCGCCCTTGGGGCCCTTGACCTTGACGGTGGGCCCGGTGATCGTGACGTCGACGCCGGCGGGAACCGGGATCAACTTACGTCCAATACGCGACATTTCTACCTGTCTCCCGTTACCAGACGAAGGCGAGGACTTCCCCGCCAACGCTCCGCTTGCGAGCCTGCCGGTCGGTGAGCAGGCCCTGGGACGTCGAAATGATCGCCACGCCCAGCCCGCCGAGCACCCGCGGGAGCCCGTCCGACTTGGCGTACACCCGGAGACCGGGCTTGGAGACGCGCTTGATGCCCGCCAGGCTCCGCTCGCGGCTCTGGCCGTACTTCAGTTCGACGACCAGTCGCTTGCCGACGACGCCCTCTTCGGGCTCCTCGACCGACCAGGTGGCGATGTAACCCTCGGTCTTGAGGACCTCGGCGATGTTCGCCTTGATCTTCGAGTAGGGCATCGTCACCTTGTCGTGGTACGCCTGGTTGGCGTTACGCAGACGCGTGAGCATGTCTGCGATCGGGTCAGTCATAGTCATTGGTGTTTGTCAGCCTTTCTCACCGCGGTTCCCGGGGCACACGGCCCGGGGCCTACGGCGTTGCGATCCTCGCCCCGACCAACGGTCAGGACGCTGCTGGGCCTTTACCAGGATGCCTTGGAGACACCGGGCAGCTCACCGCGGTGGGCCATCTCCCGGATGCACACGCGGCAGAGCCCGAACTTGCGGTAGACCGCCTTCGGACGACCACACCGCTGGCAGCGGGTGTAGGCGCGAACCGAGAACTTCGGCTTCGCGGCCGCTTTGATGATAAGCGCCTTCTTCGCCATCTCAGTTCTCCTTGCTCGGGTCTTCACGGAACGGGAAGCCCAGGTGCTTCAGCAGCGCCCGGCCCTCGTCGTCCTTCGTGGCCGTGGTGACCACCGTGATGTCCATGCCCCGCTGCCGGTCGATCCGGTCCTGGTCGATCTCGTGGAACACCGACTGCTCGGTCAGACCGAAGGTGTAGTTACCGTGGCCGTCGAGCTTGCGCCCGTCGAGACCCCGGAAGTCACGGATACGCGGCAGCGCGATCGAGAGCAGCCGGTCCAGGAACTCCCACATCCGGTCACCCCGGAGGGTCACCTTCGCGCCGATCGGCATGCCCTCACGCAGCTTGAACTGCGCGATGGACTTGGTCGCCCGCCGCACCTGCGGCTTCTGGCCGGTGATGGTGGCCAGGTCGCGAACCGCGCCGTCGATCAGCTTGGCGTCGCGAGCAGCCTCGCCGACACCCATGTTGACGACGATCTTGACCAGACCCGGCACCTGCATCGGGTTCTGGAAACCGAACTGCTCGCGCAGGGCGGCCGCGATCTCGTTGCGGTACCGCTCCTTGAGGCGCGGCATGGTCTTGGT of the Micromonospora sp. NBC_01796 genome contains:
- the rpsH gene encoding 30S ribosomal protein S8; translated protein: MTMTDPIADMLTRLRNANQAYHDKVTMPYSKIKANIAEVLKTEGYIATWSVEEPEEGVVGKRLVVELKYGQSRERSLAGIKRVSKPGLRVYAKSDGLPRVLGGLGVAIISTSQGLLTDRQARKRSVGGEVLAFVW
- a CDS encoding type Z 30S ribosomal protein S14, producing the protein MAKKALIIKAAAKPKFSVRAYTRCQRCGRPKAVYRKFGLCRVCIREMAHRGELPGVSKASW
- the rplE gene encoding 50S ribosomal protein L5: MSTATETKTMPRLKERYRNEIAAALREQFGFQNPMQVPGLVKIVVNMGVGEAARDAKLIDGAVRDLATITGQKPQVRRATKSIAQFKLREGMPIGAKVTLRGDRMWEFLDRLLSIALPRIRDFRGLDGRKLDGHGNYTFGLTEQSVFHEIDQDRIDRQRGMDITVVTTATKDDEGRALLKHLGFPFREDPSKEN